In the genome of Gloeotrichia echinulata CP02, one region contains:
- a CDS encoding TldD/PmbA family protein, translated as MLTSTLLLSNQLPTLQYSSTPERFDETWEAPLATLLGLGRAAGADFIEIFLERRNYISCLAEDDTITSISPSLATGAGVRVFRGKADCYVSTNNLSFWGLKAALEKGLSILGLQLPAPTAFIPEINLELLRDYATKRGKDGWLPLCSSIREMGEVLLDGTAKLKQKATHVQSRRATYFRDWQEILVAASDGTFARDIRLTQSVGFNLLCADGANRTSIGQRAGNTSDANFLRTWDYQEASEQIAESAGKMLYADYVESGNYPIIMANHFGGVIFHEACGHLLETTQIEHQTTPFADKKGEKIAHESLTAWDEGRSDNAFGTIDMDDEGMPAQRTLLIEKGVLKNFIADRTGSVRTGHPRTGSGRRQNYTFAAASRMRNTYIAPGEYSVDDLFTSVDKGIYCKKMGGGSVGATGQFNFSVDEAYLIENGKITKPLKGAILIGEAKEIMNKISMCSQDLELAPGFCGSVSGSIYTTVGQPHIKVDSITVGGR; from the coding sequence ATGCTTACTAGTACGCTACTTCTCTCGAACCAACTCCCCACCCTGCAATATTCCTCCACACCGGAGCGATTCGATGAAACCTGGGAAGCCCCCCTGGCTACCCTTCTGGGGCTAGGACGCGCCGCCGGCGCTGATTTCATCGAAATATTCCTAGAACGTCGTAACTACATCAGTTGTCTTGCTGAAGACGACACCATCACCAGTATTTCCCCAAGCCTAGCCACAGGCGCGGGCGTTAGAGTATTTCGCGGTAAAGCTGATTGCTACGTCAGCACCAATAATCTTTCCTTTTGGGGATTGAAAGCAGCTTTAGAAAAAGGGCTGTCAATTCTGGGATTACAATTACCCGCACCTACGGCATTTATACCAGAAATCAACCTGGAATTACTGCGCGACTACGCCACCAAACGCGGTAAAGATGGCTGGTTACCTCTGTGTAGCTCCATCCGCGAAATGGGAGAAGTCCTCCTTGATGGTACTGCTAAACTCAAACAAAAAGCCACCCATGTCCAATCCCGCCGCGCCACCTACTTCCGCGATTGGCAAGAAATTTTAGTCGCAGCTAGTGATGGTACCTTTGCTCGTGACATTCGCCTCACCCAGTCCGTAGGATTTAATCTCCTGTGCGCCGATGGTGCAAATCGCACCTCCATCGGTCAACGTGCTGGTAATACCAGCGATGCGAATTTCTTGAGAACCTGGGATTATCAAGAAGCGTCCGAGCAAATAGCCGAATCCGCCGGGAAAATGCTGTATGCAGATTACGTCGAATCAGGTAATTACCCGATTATCATGGCGAATCACTTTGGCGGCGTAATTTTCCACGAAGCCTGCGGACATTTGCTGGAAACTACTCAAATTGAACACCAAACAACACCCTTCGCTGACAAAAAAGGCGAAAAAATTGCCCACGAAAGTTTGACCGCCTGGGATGAAGGGCGTTCTGACAATGCCTTCGGTACAATTGACATGGATGACGAAGGTATGCCGGCTCAAAGAACCCTGTTAATTGAAAAAGGTGTTCTCAAGAATTTTATCGCCGATAGAACAGGCTCTGTACGCACAGGACACCCCAGAACCGGCAGTGGGCGTCGTCAAAATTATACCTTTGCTGCCGCTAGCCGGATGCGGAATACTTATATCGCACCTGGCGAATACAGTGTTGATGATTTATTTACCTCAGTTGATAAAGGTATTTACTGCAAAAAAATGGGTGGTGGTAGTGTTGGTGCTACAGGTCAATTTAACTTCAGTGTAGATGAAGCTTATTTGATTGAAAATGGCAAAATCACTAAACCATTGAAGGGAGCTATTTTAATTGGTGAAGCGAAGGAAATTATGAATAAGATTTCCATGTGTTCTCAAGATTTAGAACTTGCACCTGGATTCTGTGGCTCCGTCAGTGGCAGTATTTACACCACAGTTGGACAACCCCACATCAAAGTCGATTCAATTACCGTCGGTGGACGCTAG
- a CDS encoding glycosyltransferase family 2 protein, whose amino-acid sequence MLQEITPLILTYNEAPNIARTLQQLTWANTIVVIDSYSTDETLEILRFYPQVQIFQKKFDTHANQWNYGLEQVKSQWVLSLDADYIVTNELIAEMAALSADGRIDGYCAKFKYCVFGKPLRGTILPPRQILFRKDKAIYIDDGHTQLLQLSGKSSMFYAYMHHDDRKPLSRWLWAQDRYMVIEVQKLLATPTNELSWGDRIRKQKLLAPLIILLYCLILKGGILDGWRGWYYAFQRVLAEILLATRLIETENMYKNSSRLSQQSWNLTASRLQQKI is encoded by the coding sequence ATGCTCCAAGAAATTACTCCACTCATCCTTACCTATAATGAAGCCCCAAATATTGCTCGCACTCTCCAGCAACTCACTTGGGCAAACACAATTGTAGTTATCGATAGCTACAGCACTGATGAAACTCTAGAAATTTTGCGTTTCTATCCCCAGGTGCAAATTTTCCAGAAAAAATTTGATACTCATGCTAATCAATGGAACTACGGTTTAGAGCAAGTTAAATCCCAGTGGGTATTGTCTCTAGATGCAGACTATATTGTGACAAATGAACTGATCGCTGAAATGGCTGCTTTATCAGCAGATGGGCGAATAGATGGCTATTGTGCGAAATTCAAATACTGTGTTTTTGGTAAACCATTGCGAGGTACAATCCTACCGCCACGTCAAATCCTCTTTCGCAAAGACAAAGCAATTTATATAGATGATGGACATACTCAGCTTTTACAACTCTCTGGTAAGTCTTCCATGTTTTATGCCTATATGCACCACGATGATCGCAAACCCTTAAGTCGCTGGTTGTGGGCGCAGGATCGCTACATGGTAATTGAAGTGCAGAAATTATTAGCAACTCCCACAAATGAATTGAGTTGGGGCGATCGCATCCGTAAACAAAAACTTCTTGCTCCTTTGATTATCCTCTTATACTGCTTAATCCTCAAAGGTGGTATTCTCGATGGTTGGCGAGGTTGGTACTATGCCTTCCAACGGGTGTTAGCAGAGATTCTTCTAGCAACTCGTTTGATTGAAACTGAGAATATGTACAAAAATTCTTCTCGACTATCTCAGCAATCTTGGAACTTAACTGCTAGTAGATTACAGCAGAAAATCTAA
- a CDS encoding glycosyltransferase family 4 protein, with product MIISIATGPWFPVPTLQGGSHHRLWQGLAEEFAAAGHQVTILCRSYPGQPPTEIINGVSYIRRGGFSQSPNIWLDLVKDLAYALQTFPNLPSADILVINDFWLPVFAPLRSKVGKIVVSVGRFPKGQYPLYARADRFTVLSQSIWQGIAQQYPNAIPRMRLIPNPVDTRIFSPPTQPRTEKSEKVILYVGRIHPEKGIHLLIDAFSILSQQISPVKLRIIGPSKGSQGGGGEGYFNQLKQKAEGLNVEFIEPIFNPNKLVEIYRSADLFCYPSLAEKGEAFPIAPLEAMATGLVPIVSDLTCFQDYIENEQTGYFFEHRSPDAAQNLATVMASVILNSTKRYQISIKASQKASEFSYQRISSLYLADFEDLFSNEGVKNSIAV from the coding sequence TTGATTATTTCTATTGCTACAGGTCCTTGGTTTCCTGTTCCTACTCTACAAGGAGGGTCCCATCACCGTCTTTGGCAGGGTTTGGCAGAAGAATTTGCAGCGGCTGGTCATCAAGTAACTATCTTGTGTCGTTCCTATCCAGGACAACCCCCCACAGAAATCATCAATGGCGTTAGCTACATCCGTCGCGGTGGCTTTTCCCAAAGTCCAAACATCTGGCTCGACTTGGTGAAAGATTTAGCTTATGCTCTGCAAACCTTTCCTAACTTACCGTCTGCCGACATTTTAGTCATCAACGATTTTTGGCTACCTGTGTTTGCGCCACTGCGTTCTAAAGTGGGCAAAATTGTTGTCAGTGTCGGTCGGTTTCCTAAAGGCCAATACCCTTTGTATGCTCGTGCAGACCGTTTTACAGTTTTGTCCCAGTCAATTTGGCAGGGAATCGCACAACAGTATCCTAATGCGATTCCACGTATGCGATTAATTCCTAACCCTGTTGACACTCGCATCTTTTCGCCACCTACACAGCCTAGGACAGAGAAATCAGAAAAAGTAATTTTATATGTAGGCAGAATTCACCCAGAAAAAGGAATTCATCTGCTTATAGATGCTTTTTCCATCCTATCTCAGCAAATTTCTCCGGTCAAATTGAGGATTATTGGACCGAGTAAAGGAAGTCAAGGTGGTGGTGGTGAAGGTTATTTTAATCAACTAAAGCAGAAAGCTGAGGGATTAAATGTGGAATTTATAGAACCAATTTTTAATCCCAATAAATTAGTAGAAATATATCGCTCTGCTGATTTATTTTGTTATCCTTCATTAGCTGAAAAAGGTGAAGCTTTTCCCATTGCACCTTTAGAAGCAATGGCAACTGGTTTAGTACCAATTGTTTCAGATTTAACCTGTTTCCAAGATTATATAGAGAACGAGCAAACTGGATATTTCTTTGAACATCGTAGTCCAGATGCTGCACAAAATCTCGCAACAGTAATGGCATCAGTGATTCTAAATTCTACCAAGAGATATCAAATAAGTATTAAAGCTAGCCAAAAAGCATCTGAATTTAGTTATCAGCGGATTTCTAGTCTATATCTGGCTGATTTTGAGGATTTATTCAGCAATGAAGGCGTTAAGAATAGTATAGCAGTATAG
- a CDS encoding glycosyltransferase, producing the protein MKTVLQQAYVCHVVANINENSGGPAYSVTNLAQALSVQGISPHLFTLDYQGHGKQVSTTNVNLHSYTATKLAKYLRGFQPSASHALQKLAATELDLIHNHGLWMFPNLYARQAATRNNLPLLISPRGMLEAWSLRNSWLKKLPAWFLYEQQNLQKAIAFHATSKEEAKSLRQLNFRQPIAVIPNGVSIPNLDTQPSREVLCSLFPELTAKKWLLFLSRIHPKKGLDNLLLVWKTLVKQFPDWHLVIAGPDLIGYQAKLEELTATLQLQSQVTFTGMLSGEQKASALSNADLFILPTHSENFGIAIAESLAYGVPVITTKGAPWQDLETYGCGWWIENNQQGLRNALVDAIEMSGSERQAMGVKGRNLVDTKYSWNAIAKDMASVYHWILSGGEPPSCVQFYGA; encoded by the coding sequence ATGAAAACAGTTTTACAGCAAGCATATGTCTGTCATGTAGTTGCCAATATTAATGAAAATAGTGGCGGACCAGCCTATTCAGTAACTAACCTAGCACAAGCTTTATCAGTGCAGGGAATTTCCCCTCATTTATTTACCCTTGACTATCAAGGACATGGTAAACAAGTTTCTACAACAAATGTCAATCTTCATAGCTACACGGCGACAAAATTAGCAAAATATCTGCGGGGATTTCAGCCAAGCGCTAGTCATGCTTTACAAAAATTGGCAGCAACAGAATTGGATTTAATTCATAATCACGGACTTTGGATGTTTCCTAACCTTTATGCCCGTCAAGCAGCCACAAGAAATAATCTACCATTGTTGATTTCTCCTAGAGGGATGCTAGAGGCTTGGTCTTTAAGGAATAGTTGGTTAAAAAAACTACCTGCATGGTTTCTGTATGAACAACAGAATCTCCAGAAAGCCATCGCCTTCCATGCAACTTCAAAAGAAGAAGCTAAGTCCCTTCGCCAGCTAAATTTTCGTCAACCTATCGCTGTAATTCCCAATGGAGTCAGTATCCCTAACCTTGATACTCAACCTAGTCGAGAGGTTTTATGTAGCCTATTTCCTGAACTGACTGCCAAAAAATGGCTACTGTTTCTATCTAGGATTCATCCAAAAAAAGGTCTAGATAACTTACTATTGGTATGGAAAACACTAGTAAAACAATTTCCTGACTGGCATTTGGTAATTGCCGGACCTGACTTAATCGGCTATCAAGCCAAATTAGAAGAGCTAACAGCAACATTACAATTGCAGTCACAAGTGACATTTACGGGAATGCTATCTGGAGAGCAGAAAGCCTCTGCCCTAAGTAATGCTGATTTATTTATTCTGCCAACCCATTCAGAAAATTTTGGGATTGCAATTGCAGAATCTTTAGCTTATGGGGTACCTGTGATTACTACTAAAGGCGCTCCTTGGCAGGATTTAGAAACATATGGCTGCGGTTGGTGGATTGAGAATAACCAGCAAGGACTAAGAAATGCTTTGGTAGATGCTATAGAGATGTCTGGGAGTGAGCGACAAGCAATGGGTGTTAAAGGCAGAAATTTAGTTGACACCAAATACTCTTGGAATGCGATCGCCAAGGATATGGCAAGTGTTTATCACTGGATTCTCAGTGGTGGTGAACCGCCTAGTTGTGTTCAGTTTTATGGCGCTTAA
- the asnB gene encoding asparagine synthase (glutamine-hydrolyzing) — translation MCGIAGILTVHQYQDKLEQIIRRMQVALHHRGPDDAGIFIAQEKQAAFTHTRLSILDLSSAGHQPMSTSDGRYWITFNGEIYNFQQLRRDLITQGEKFNSQTDTEVILKLYQRWGSDCVQYLRGMFAFAIWDDFEKTCFLARDPLGIKPLYYWQSGATLIFASELRALLASSLPAVNLSMEGLYGYLISGSVAEPNTLIEGVYCLNAGHYLHWQAGQLTQKQYWQIDFTPESITLEQARDKVRSALIDSIQHHFVSDVPVGVFLSGGIDSTTVVALARQTQTGLLKTYSIGFEEAEWNEGEIASKIAHHFDTEHTEYTITSSVGQSLFPKFLETIDQPTVDGFNTFCVSQLARQDGTKVVLSGLGGDELFGGYGSFHKIPQMVRLSRTIKAFYPLNIGIGMGLEHWARKPQIRRIGDFLQDTPDSKAAYRSFRGIFSHQEACQIAHQYLPERDLPQRLRHDQVMSLPSVEDEVSLLEISGYMRNQLLRDSDVMSMSWGLELRVPLVDRVFVETIASIPSNLRLMPKKKLLIESVPELPSWVTNRPKRGFSFPFQKWITDEWHECFQGINSSENIDLGNWYRRWSLALLQYWWQKVSN, via the coding sequence ATGTGTGGCATTGCTGGAATTCTTACAGTCCATCAGTATCAGGATAAATTAGAACAAATTATACGGCGGATGCAAGTTGCTTTGCATCACCGTGGACCAGATGATGCTGGTATTTTTATTGCCCAAGAAAAACAAGCTGCTTTTACCCATACGCGGTTGTCAATTCTCGACCTCAGTAGTGCTGGACATCAGCCTATGTCTACTTCTGATGGGCGATACTGGATTACTTTCAACGGTGAAATCTATAACTTTCAACAACTGCGACGGGATTTAATTACTCAAGGAGAAAAATTTAATTCGCAAACAGATACAGAAGTAATTCTGAAGTTATACCAAAGGTGGGGTAGTGATTGTGTACAGTATTTACGTGGCATGTTTGCCTTTGCAATTTGGGATGATTTTGAGAAAACTTGTTTTTTAGCTCGTGATCCTCTAGGTATTAAGCCACTCTATTATTGGCAATCTGGTGCAACGTTAATATTTGCCTCAGAATTAAGAGCGCTGCTTGCCTCCAGCTTACCTGCTGTTAATTTGAGCATGGAGGGATTATATGGTTATCTGATTAGTGGTTCAGTTGCGGAGCCAAATACTTTAATCGAGGGAGTTTACTGCTTAAATGCTGGTCACTATCTGCATTGGCAGGCTGGTCAACTGACGCAAAAACAATATTGGCAAATTGATTTTACGCCAGAATCAATTACATTGGAACAAGCCCGCGACAAAGTGCGCTCTGCCCTGATTGATTCCATTCAACACCATTTTGTCAGTGATGTACCAGTAGGTGTGTTTCTCAGTGGCGGGATAGATTCCACAACAGTGGTCGCCTTAGCACGTCAAACCCAAACTGGGTTACTAAAAACTTATTCAATAGGCTTTGAAGAAGCGGAATGGAATGAAGGAGAAATAGCCAGCAAAATTGCTCATCATTTTGATACTGAGCATACAGAATATACAATTACTTCTTCTGTAGGTCAATCATTATTTCCGAAATTCCTAGAAACCATTGACCAACCAACTGTTGATGGCTTTAATACTTTTTGTGTATCCCAATTAGCTCGTCAAGATGGTACAAAAGTTGTCCTTTCTGGATTAGGAGGAGATGAATTATTTGGAGGCTATGGCTCTTTTCATAAAATTCCCCAAATGGTTCGCTTAAGTAGGACAATTAAAGCCTTTTATCCGCTGAATATTGGTATTGGTATGGGATTAGAGCATTGGGCAAGAAAGCCCCAAATCAGACGCATAGGAGACTTCTTACAAGATACCCCAGACTCGAAAGCTGCTTACCGCAGTTTTCGAGGGATATTCTCCCATCAAGAAGCTTGCCAAATAGCACATCAATACCTTCCAGAACGGGATTTACCCCAACGTCTTCGCCATGATCAAGTTATGTCTCTACCTTCTGTTGAAGATGAAGTTAGTTTATTGGAAATTAGCGGCTACATGCGTAATCAGCTATTAAGAGATAGTGATGTTATGAGTATGTCATGGGGCTTAGAACTACGAGTACCCCTTGTAGACCGTGTGTTTGTAGAAACGATTGCTTCTATACCCAGTAACCTGCGCTTAATGCCGAAAAAAAAGTTGTTAATTGAATCGGTTCCCGAATTACCCAGTTGGGTGACTAACCGACCAAAACGAGGTTTTTCTTTTCCTTTCCAAAAATGGATAACAGATGAATGGCATGAATGTTTTCAGGGGATAAATTCATCGGAAAATATAGATTTGGGAAATTGGTATCGTCGTTGGAGTCTGGCATTACTACAGTATTGGTGGCAAAAAGTTTCTAACTAA